A single Pseudoalteromonas phenolica DNA region contains:
- the dusA gene encoding tRNA dihydrouridine(20/20a) synthase DusA, whose protein sequence is MTTQALDRRFSVAPMLDWTDRHCRTFHRKLSKHAVLYTEMITTGAILFGKGDYLAFGEHELPVALQLGGSDPEALAKCAKKADEYGYSEINLNVGCPSDRVQNGRFGACLMAEPQLVAECIAAMKAQTNVPVTVKTRIGIDEQDSYEFLTTLIEAIKDVGCDDFIIHARKAWLQGLSPKENREIPPLDYPRVYQLKKDYPDLHISINGGVKTIEECQHHLTHIDGVMVGREAYSNPFMLSQVDELLYGGEAFTQTRHEVVRSMYDYFEAQMSEGANFWHIARHMLGIFQNQPGARGYRRHLSENGHKKGSGIEVMEKALTFVPEL, encoded by the coding sequence GTGACGACTCAAGCACTAGACCGCCGTTTCTCTGTTGCACCTATGCTGGATTGGACTGACCGTCATTGCAGAACTTTCCATAGAAAATTGTCTAAACATGCTGTGTTGTATACAGAAATGATCACGACCGGTGCCATTTTATTTGGTAAAGGGGATTATTTGGCGTTTGGTGAACATGAGTTACCTGTGGCGCTGCAACTAGGTGGCTCAGACCCTGAAGCATTGGCAAAGTGTGCGAAGAAAGCCGATGAATATGGATATAGCGAGATTAATCTAAATGTAGGCTGCCCGTCTGATCGGGTACAAAACGGTCGCTTTGGTGCGTGTTTAATGGCTGAACCTCAGCTGGTGGCTGAGTGTATTGCAGCAATGAAAGCGCAAACTAATGTGCCTGTTACGGTAAAAACACGTATTGGTATTGATGAGCAAGACAGTTATGAGTTTTTAACCACGTTGATTGAGGCGATTAAAGATGTAGGTTGTGATGACTTTATCATCCATGCGCGTAAGGCTTGGTTACAGGGGTTAAGCCCGAAAGAAAACCGTGAGATCCCACCGCTTGATTATCCTCGTGTTTATCAGTTGAAGAAAGATTACCCAGATTTACACATCAGTATAAATGGTGGCGTTAAAACCATTGAAGAGTGTCAGCATCACTTAACGCATATTGATGGGGTGATGGTTGGTCGTGAAGCTTACAGCAATCCATTTATGTTATCGCAGGTTGATGAGCTTTTGTACGGTGGTGAAGCGTTTACGCAGACTCGCCATGAAGTGGTTCGCAGCATGTATGATTACTTTGAAGCGCAAATGAGCGAAGGTGCGAACTTCTGGCATATTGCTCGCCACATGTTAGGTATTTTCCAAAACCAACCGGGTGCGCGAGGATATCGTCGTCACTTATCAGAGAATGGACATAAGAAAGGCTCGGGTATTGAGGTAATGGAAAAAGCACTAACGTTTGTGCCTGAACTGTAA
- a CDS encoding DUF2333 family protein has product MQQHFGKIAGGVAGLFLVGYIIAVYWSIEPSAFNVVEKAKQTAEQEQVKMVPGYVTSTALIEVSETLLNKPGGYLSNDKMPPSVLMDNMPAWEYGALEMVRDLALSMRKDFSRSQSQSTEHQALKKAQPQFNISSTAWVWPSAEGEYQVGIEHLKRYRTQIANPQDRESQFYARADNLRSWLKEAEKRLGSLSQRLSASVGQDRVNTDLAGDSAANQATYAPSHHVVKTSWWKIDDVFYESRGATWALLHFLKAVEHDFADVLDKKNAKVSLQQIIRELESTQETVWSPMILNGSGFGFVANHSLVMANYISRANAALIELSELLAQG; this is encoded by the coding sequence ATGCAACAGCACTTTGGAAAAATTGCAGGCGGAGTAGCCGGTTTATTTCTAGTCGGGTATATCATTGCCGTGTATTGGAGTATTGAGCCATCAGCATTTAATGTTGTTGAAAAAGCGAAGCAAACTGCTGAGCAAGAACAGGTTAAAATGGTACCTGGCTATGTCACATCAACAGCACTTATTGAAGTAAGTGAAACTTTACTTAATAAGCCTGGTGGGTATCTATCAAATGATAAAATGCCGCCTAGCGTGTTGATGGATAATATGCCGGCTTGGGAATATGGTGCCCTTGAAATGGTGCGTGATCTAGCTTTGTCTATGCGAAAAGACTTTAGCCGTTCCCAATCTCAATCTACTGAGCATCAAGCTCTAAAAAAAGCACAACCGCAATTTAACATCAGTTCAACTGCATGGGTTTGGCCAAGTGCTGAAGGTGAGTATCAAGTAGGGATTGAGCATTTAAAGCGTTATCGTACACAAATCGCGAACCCACAAGACAGAGAGAGTCAGTTTTATGCACGCGCAGATAACTTGCGCAGTTGGTTAAAAGAAGCTGAAAAACGTCTAGGCAGTTTAAGTCAGAGACTAAGTGCCAGTGTAGGACAAGATAGAGTTAACACTGATCTAGCTGGTGACTCAGCTGCAAACCAGGCAACTTATGCGCCTAGTCATCATGTTGTGAAGACATCATGGTGGAAGATTGACGACGTTTTTTATGAGTCGCGAGGTGCTACTTGGGCATTATTGCACTTTTTAAAGGCTGTTGAGCATGATTTTGCTGATGTACTTGATAAAAAGAATGCTAAAGTTAGCTTACAGCAAATTATTCGCGAGCTTGAATCAACACAAGAAACAGTATGGAGTCCTATGATTTTAAATGGTAGTGGCTTTGGTTTTGTTGCTAATCACTCGTTGGTAATGGCAAACTATATATCAAGAGCAAATGCCGCTCTTATTGAACTTAGTGAACTTTTAGCGCAAGGATAA
- the rnr gene encoding ribonuclease R has product MTKQDPHLQREQEKYDNPVPSREFILEHIKKAPAKATTFSHLCSSLNVFEEDRQIAFKRRLRAMERDGQLHFNKFKRYVIPTDDGLVKGRVIGHRDGFGFLVVEGEPKDWFIAKHQMNSVLHGDIVLAKAASRGSGGKVEARIVRVLESERAPIIGRYFVEYGSAVVVPEDPRITQDIIILPGSEGGARHNQMVQVEITQRPSRQMNAVGRVTDVLGDHMAPGMEIEVALRNHDIPHEWPDKVVDQVAKHGEFVEEADKKGRVDLRHLPLVTIDGEDARDFDDAVYCERKKSGGWRLWVAIADVSHYVPKGSPLDKEAIERGNSVYFPEQVIPMLPKVLSNGLCSLNPKVDRLCMVAEITVSEAGNLSGYRFYEAVMNSHARLTYTKVHSILQGDEALREQYAEQVPHLTDLHQMYMALKSSRQQRGAIEFETVETRFVFNAHRKIESIVPVVRNDAHKLIEECMILANVAAAKLLEKHEAPALYRVHDEPDQEKLSHFRQFLNDLGIESNLANDPSPLELTEALAQLGERPEQELIQTMLLRSMKQAVYQPDNIGHYGLALKAYAHFTSPIRRYPDLVVHRAIKAILASQGQQTSGEYAYENDEADQLGEQCSMTERRADDATREVADWLKCEFMQDHVGSEFSGVVSSVTNFGLFVRLDELQIDGMIHVSTLGNEFFHFDGAKHCLVGEHSHQVYRLGDKLQVQVSSVSLDERRINLVLAGELVQDRYARRRAKPSTSRSTDKPSRKPSVREQLKAGKIPGKSTKSGEQASETRGESHDTKRSSKRNEQGKKPKKGKKTTPKGKLKKAKKAALDNPTGAKKSKKTKAKKTRPGKNARKRNKPSAGE; this is encoded by the coding sequence ATGACAAAACAGGATCCCCATCTCCAACGAGAGCAAGAAAAATATGATAACCCGGTACCAAGCCGCGAGTTTATTTTAGAGCACATCAAAAAAGCCCCAGCGAAAGCCACGACGTTTAGCCATCTTTGTAGCAGTTTGAATGTATTTGAAGAAGACCGTCAAATTGCATTTAAGCGTCGCTTGCGTGCAATGGAGCGTGACGGTCAGCTGCATTTTAATAAATTTAAACGTTATGTGATCCCAACTGATGATGGATTAGTGAAAGGTCGTGTGATTGGGCATCGTGATGGGTTTGGTTTTTTAGTCGTTGAGGGTGAGCCAAAAGATTGGTTTATTGCTAAGCACCAGATGAACTCGGTACTACACGGCGATATCGTACTTGCAAAAGCAGCCAGTCGCGGCAGTGGTGGTAAAGTCGAAGCGCGTATTGTTCGTGTGTTAGAGAGTGAGCGCGCGCCTATTATAGGGCGTTATTTCGTTGAGTATGGCTCTGCAGTGGTAGTGCCAGAAGATCCAAGGATCACGCAAGATATTATTATTCTGCCAGGCTCCGAAGGCGGTGCACGTCACAACCAAATGGTGCAAGTGGAGATCACGCAGCGTCCAAGTCGTCAAATGAATGCTGTAGGTCGTGTGACTGATGTACTGGGTGACCATATGGCACCGGGCATGGAAATCGAAGTGGCACTTCGCAATCACGATATTCCTCATGAATGGCCAGACAAAGTAGTCGATCAAGTTGCAAAGCATGGCGAATTTGTAGAAGAAGCAGATAAAAAAGGTCGTGTCGATTTACGTCATTTACCGCTAGTGACCATAGATGGTGAAGACGCTCGAGATTTTGATGATGCAGTTTATTGTGAACGTAAAAAGTCAGGTGGCTGGCGTTTATGGGTCGCGATTGCTGATGTCTCACACTATGTGCCAAAAGGCAGCCCGCTTGATAAAGAAGCGATAGAGCGTGGTAACTCAGTGTATTTCCCTGAGCAAGTGATCCCCATGTTGCCAAAAGTGTTATCAAATGGCCTGTGTTCACTGAATCCGAAAGTAGACCGCTTATGTATGGTCGCAGAAATTACTGTGTCAGAAGCCGGTAATTTATCCGGTTATCGTTTTTACGAAGCGGTGATGAATTCACATGCTCGACTAACTTACACCAAAGTACACAGCATTTTGCAAGGCGACGAAGCGCTACGTGAGCAATATGCAGAGCAAGTGCCGCATCTCACTGATTTGCATCAAATGTATATGGCGCTTAAGTCTTCTCGTCAGCAGCGCGGGGCGATTGAATTTGAAACGGTTGAGACACGCTTTGTGTTTAATGCACATCGTAAGATTGAATCAATCGTGCCTGTTGTTCGTAACGATGCACACAAACTCATTGAAGAGTGTATGATCTTAGCAAACGTCGCTGCAGCTAAACTGCTTGAAAAGCACGAAGCGCCAGCGCTGTATCGTGTGCATGACGAGCCTGATCAAGAAAAATTGAGCCACTTTAGACAGTTTTTAAATGACTTGGGTATTGAAAGTAATCTTGCTAACGATCCATCTCCGTTAGAGCTGACCGAAGCACTTGCACAATTGGGTGAGCGCCCTGAGCAAGAGCTGATTCAAACCATGTTGCTCCGCTCAATGAAACAAGCGGTTTATCAGCCTGATAACATCGGTCACTATGGTTTGGCATTAAAAGCCTATGCGCATTTTACTTCGCCAATCCGTCGTTATCCTGATCTGGTTGTGCACCGTGCGATCAAAGCTATTTTAGCATCTCAAGGTCAGCAAACATCTGGCGAATATGCCTATGAAAATGATGAAGCCGATCAACTAGGCGAGCAGTGTTCAATGACAGAGCGTCGTGCAGACGATGCGACTCGCGAAGTAGCGGACTGGCTGAAATGTGAGTTTATGCAAGATCATGTTGGCAGTGAGTTTAGCGGTGTCGTTTCATCTGTCACTAATTTTGGCTTATTCGTTCGTCTAGATGAGTTACAAATCGATGGCATGATCCATGTGTCGACACTGGGTAATGAGTTCTTCCATTTTGATGGCGCGAAACATTGCCTTGTGGGTGAGCACAGTCATCAGGTTTATCGCTTAGGTGATAAGTTACAAGTACAAGTGTCGTCAGTCAGTTTAGACGAACGCCGCATCAATCTGGTGCTTGCGGGTGAGTTAGTGCAAGACCGCTATGCGCGCCGAAGAGCTAAGCCTTCAACAAGTCGATCGACAGATAAACCGAGTCGTAAACCAAGCGTGCGAGAGCAGCTTAAAGCAGGTAAAATCCCGGGTAAATCGACTAAGTCGGGTGAGCAAGCGAGTGAAACACGAGGCGAGAGCCATGATACCAAGCGCAGCTCAAAACGTAACGAACAAGGTAAAAAGCCTAAAAAAGGCAAAAAGACGACGCCTAAAGGCAAACTAAAAAAAGCCAAAAAGGCAGCACTCGATAACCCAACGGGTGCTAAAAAGTCTAAAAAGACCAAAGCAAAGAAAACGCGCCCAGGTAAAAATGCCCGCAAGCGTAATAAACCGAGCGCAGGAGAATAA
- a CDS encoding copper chaperone PCu(A)C produces the protein MLLKTLSLAAALLFAGLSQAHEGHSHDHSHVQKELMVTEAQIRTFLPAAKSTAAYFTIHNPTDKLVSLKKATIRGIGRVEIHEHVHKNGMMRMQQVDLVEIPANQQVVFQPGGFHLMAFEPENTLKVGEKRKLTLYFDNGDRLYSFVEVVSLKDTFEKPKHSHHNHH, from the coding sequence ATGTTATTAAAAACCCTTTCTCTGGCGGCAGCACTGTTATTTGCGGGTTTATCGCAGGCGCATGAAGGCCACAGTCACGACCATAGTCACGTACAAAAAGAACTCATGGTGACAGAGGCACAAATTCGCACATTCTTACCTGCAGCTAAATCAACCGCAGCTTATTTCACCATTCATAATCCTACGGATAAATTAGTTTCTCTAAAGAAGGCAACAATTCGAGGTATTGGTCGAGTTGAAATCCATGAACATGTTCATAAAAATGGCATGATGCGTATGCAGCAAGTGGATTTGGTAGAAATACCAGCTAATCAACAAGTTGTTTTTCAACCAGGTGGATTCCATTTGATGGCTTTCGAACCAGAGAATACACTGAAGGTCGGTGAAAAACGTAAACTAACTTTATATTTTGATAATGGTGACAGGCTATATAGTTTTGTGGAAGTCGTATCTTTAAAGGATACTTTTGAAAAGCCAAAACATTCTCATCATAACCACCATTAA
- a CDS encoding phosphoribulokinase — MSQKHPIIAITGSSGAGTTTTTNAIKHIFRSLEANAAFVEGDSFHRFTRPEMDKLKREALQEGKHISYFGQEANDFEGLETLFAEYGEHGTGKLRRYLHTFDEAVPYNQLPGTFTPYQDLEPSSDMLFYEGLHGGVVTDEHDVAKHVDLLIGMVPIVNLEWIQKMIRDTNERGHSREAVMTSIVRSMDDYITHITPQFSRTHINFQRVPTVDTSNPFSAKDIPSLDESFVVIRFRGIDNVDFPYYLQMIDGSFMSRVNTLVVPGGKMGLAMELVLTPLIKDLLVKKRALENMAPVDLPI, encoded by the coding sequence ATGTCTCAAAAACACCCGATCATTGCGATAACTGGTAGCTCAGGTGCTGGCACTACCACTACCACTAATGCGATTAAACATATTTTCCGCAGCCTTGAGGCGAATGCCGCTTTTGTAGAGGGTGATAGTTTTCATCGTTTCACTCGCCCAGAAATGGACAAGCTAAAGCGAGAAGCCTTACAAGAAGGCAAACACATCAGTTACTTTGGTCAAGAGGCCAATGACTTCGAAGGTCTTGAAACCTTATTTGCTGAATATGGTGAGCATGGTACCGGTAAACTAAGGCGCTATTTACACACCTTTGATGAAGCTGTGCCATATAATCAACTCCCCGGTACTTTCACGCCCTATCAGGACTTAGAGCCTAGCTCTGATATGTTGTTTTACGAAGGGTTACATGGTGGTGTGGTAACTGATGAACACGACGTTGCTAAGCATGTTGATTTACTGATCGGCATGGTGCCTATTGTTAACCTTGAGTGGATCCAAAAAATGATCCGCGATACTAATGAGCGTGGCCATTCTCGTGAAGCTGTGATGACCTCAATTGTTCGAAGTATGGATGATTACATTACCCATATTACGCCACAGTTTTCTCGCACACACATTAACTTTCAGCGCGTACCAACCGTTGATACCTCAAACCCATTTAGCGCGAAAGATATTCCTTCTCTCGATGAAAGCTTTGTGGTTATTCGCTTTCGTGGCATCGACAACGTAGATTTTCCTTATTACTTGCAAATGATCGATGGCAGCTTTATGTCTCGAGTCAATACTTTGGTTGTTCCAGGTGGAAAGATGGGTCTGGCGATGGAACTGGTCTTAACCCCGCTGATAAAAGATCTGCTGGTAAAAAAGCGTGCGCTGGAAAATATGGCACCGGTTGATTTACCCATTTAG
- the galE gene encoding UDP-glucose 4-epimerase GalE, which produces MAILVTGGAGYIGSHTVLELLNQDDEVIVVDNLSNSSSESLKRVAEITGKEVSFYQGDILDKAFLDSVFAQHSIEQVIHFAGLKAVGESVQKPIEYYQNNVQGTLSLLDAMRDAGVFKLVFSSSATVYGDPASLPIREDFPVGGTTNPYGTSKLMVEMVLQDVAKSDPRWAFAILRYFNPVGAHKSGRIGEDPNGIPNNLLPYISQVAVGKLAQLGVFGDDYDTKDGTGVRDYIHVVDLAIGHLKALNKINAEAGAHIYNLGTGNGYSVFEMVTAFEKAADKPVPYEVKPRRPGDIAACYAAPEKALSELGWQAERGIDEMMEDTWRWQSNNPNGY; this is translated from the coding sequence ATGGCAATTTTAGTAACAGGTGGTGCGGGTTATATTGGTTCCCACACAGTTTTAGAACTACTAAACCAAGACGACGAAGTGATTGTTGTCGATAACTTAAGTAATTCATCGTCAGAATCATTGAAGCGTGTTGCTGAGATCACAGGTAAAGAAGTAAGCTTTTACCAAGGTGATATTTTAGATAAAGCATTCTTAGATTCAGTATTCGCACAACATAGTATTGAGCAAGTTATCCATTTTGCTGGTTTAAAAGCGGTCGGTGAGTCGGTTCAAAAGCCTATTGAGTACTACCAAAATAACGTTCAAGGTACGCTCAGTTTACTTGATGCTATGCGTGATGCGGGTGTATTTAAGTTGGTATTTAGCTCATCAGCAACCGTTTATGGCGACCCTGCAAGCCTACCGATTCGTGAGGACTTCCCGGTGGGTGGCACAACTAACCCATATGGTACGTCTAAATTGATGGTTGAAATGGTACTGCAAGATGTTGCCAAATCTGACCCACGTTGGGCGTTTGCAATTTTACGCTACTTCAACCCTGTCGGCGCGCATAAGTCAGGCCGTATTGGTGAAGATCCAAATGGCATCCCTAATAATTTACTGCCTTACATCTCACAAGTTGCGGTTGGTAAACTTGCACAGCTAGGTGTTTTTGGTGACGACTACGATACTAAAGACGGCACTGGTGTTCGAGACTATATCCACGTCGTTGATTTAGCCATCGGGCATTTAAAAGCGTTAAATAAAATCAACGCAGAAGCTGGCGCGCATATCTACAACCTAGGTACAGGTAATGGTTATTCGGTATTTGAAATGGTTACCGCTTTTGAGAAAGCGGCTGACAAACCAGTACCTTACGAAGTTAAACCGCGTCGTCCTGGTGACATCGCTGCGTGTTACGCAGCGCCAGAAAAAGCCCTCAGTGAGCTAGGTTGGCAAGCAGAGCGTGGCATCGATGAAATGATGGAAGATACTTGGCGCTGGCAAAGCAATAATCCTAATGGGTATTAA
- a CDS encoding PspA/IM30 family protein has protein sequence MALIDRIEDLIKSEINAFLDKAEDPQKMTAQIESELQDALAECRSTAAQIIAEQKGLSRQHEDLAKGIEHWQQQAELAVSKGRDDLAKAALIEKQKLVDTQEENQKQAAQLEDALHKLNEDAARLSNKIAEVKAKQQQFYRAQNSAVARLKVRSTLNSEEVQNVCARFSQLEQKVERIEAQVESYDIGKNDVYQEFKQMEQDEKLSEELAALKQKISGKQTVEQSTSAQ, from the coding sequence ATGGCCTTAATCGACAGAATTGAAGATCTTATAAAATCAGAAATTAATGCGTTTTTAGACAAAGCGGAAGATCCACAAAAAATGACTGCGCAGATTGAGAGTGAGTTACAAGATGCCTTGGCTGAATGTCGTTCAACTGCTGCACAAATTATTGCAGAGCAAAAAGGCTTATCAAGGCAGCATGAAGATCTAGCAAAAGGTATTGAACATTGGCAGCAACAAGCTGAGCTAGCCGTAAGTAAAGGTCGTGATGATTTAGCAAAAGCGGCTCTTATCGAAAAGCAAAAGCTTGTAGATACTCAGGAAGAAAATCAAAAACAAGCGGCACAACTAGAAGATGCGTTACACAAGCTTAATGAAGATGCAGCTAGGCTAAGTAATAAAATTGCTGAAGTGAAAGCAAAGCAGCAGCAATTTTACAGAGCACAAAATAGTGCAGTAGCAAGATTGAAAGTGCGAAGCACGTTAAATAGTGAAGAAGTACAAAATGTTTGCGCACGCTTTTCACAACTCGAACAGAAAGTAGAGCGTATCGAAGCACAAGTTGAAAGCTACGACATTGGTAAAAATGATGTTTATCAAGAATTCAAACAAATGGAACAAGACGAAAAACTGAGTGAAGAACTTGCTGCACTGAAGCAGAAAATCTCAGGTAAGCAAACTGTAGAGCAATCGACTTCTGCGCAGTAA
- the rlmB gene encoding 23S rRNA (guanosine(2251)-2'-O)-methyltransferase RlmB, whose translation MSSELIFGFHSIEAILANEPERFLEIFALKGREDKRLNPVINEARKFGISVQFMQRKALDNKANGEQHQGIMARVKPARQYSEKDLDEIIAREATPFFLVLDGVTDPHNLGACLRSADAAGVHGVIVPKDKSAKLNGTARKVACGAAETVPLIQVTNLARTLRDIKEAGVWVVGTAGETDTHVFDANLTGPMAIVMGAEGDGMRRLTREHCDVLVKIPMVGTVSSLNVSVATGICLFEVLRQRSL comes from the coding sequence GTGAGCAGTGAATTAATTTTTGGTTTTCATTCTATCGAAGCAATTTTAGCGAATGAACCTGAGCGCTTTTTAGAGATCTTTGCATTAAAAGGTCGTGAAGATAAGCGTTTGAACCCTGTAATTAATGAAGCGCGTAAATTTGGCATTTCAGTGCAATTTATGCAGCGTAAAGCATTAGATAACAAAGCCAATGGTGAGCAGCACCAAGGCATCATGGCACGTGTAAAACCTGCGCGTCAGTACAGCGAAAAAGATCTTGATGAGATCATTGCCCGTGAAGCAACGCCTTTCTTTTTAGTATTAGATGGTGTTACTGATCCACATAATCTAGGTGCATGTTTGCGTAGTGCAGATGCGGCTGGTGTGCATGGCGTGATTGTGCCAAAAGATAAGTCTGCAAAGCTTAACGGCACAGCCCGTAAAGTTGCTTGTGGCGCAGCGGAAACCGTGCCTCTTATTCAAGTGACAAACCTAGCGCGTACATTACGTGACATTAAAGAAGCCGGTGTATGGGTAGTTGGTACCGCAGGTGAAACCGATACCCATGTGTTCGATGCGAATCTAACAGGCCCGATGGCGATTGTTATGGGAGCCGAAGGTGACGGCATGCGCCGCTTAACGCGCGAGCATTGCGACGTGTTAGTTAAAATCCCAATGGTTGGTACGGTATCAAGTTTGAACGTATCAGTAGCAACGGGCATTTGTTTATTTGAAGTGCTACGTCAACGTAGTCTTTAA
- the yjjX gene encoding inosine/xanthosine triphosphatase — MPSLKILVGSQNPVKVAAAKEIFTQYFPEHTLDCQGMHAPSGVPDQPLGENDTRIGAENRVKHLIKHHQADFYCAMEGGANQFSYGPATFAFVVISNGKHTSIGRSCNLPLPQSVYDKLLAGEELGHVMDDLFNTENIKQKGGAIGLLTNHLATRESSYTQALLLAMAPFNHPELYNK, encoded by the coding sequence ATGCCTTCTTTAAAAATACTTGTTGGCTCACAAAATCCGGTCAAAGTAGCCGCTGCCAAAGAAATTTTCACACAGTACTTTCCTGAGCACACGCTTGATTGCCAAGGTATGCATGCCCCAAGTGGTGTACCCGATCAGCCTTTAGGAGAAAACGATACTCGTATCGGTGCTGAAAACCGCGTTAAACATCTTATAAAACATCATCAGGCAGACTTTTACTGTGCAATGGAAGGCGGTGCAAATCAGTTTAGCTACGGCCCCGCCACCTTTGCTTTTGTGGTTATTTCAAACGGAAAACACACCAGCATTGGTCGGAGTTGCAACTTGCCTCTACCACAATCGGTTTATGATAAATTGCTGGCGGGTGAGGAGTTGGGCCATGTGATGGATGATTTATTCAATACCGAAAACATCAAACAAAAAGGCGGTGCAATTGGTTTACTAACCAATCATCTAGCAACGCGCGAAAGTAGCTATACACAAGCTTTATTACTTGCGATGGCGCCATTTAATCACCCTGAACTCTACAATAAGTGA
- a CDS encoding PspC domain-containing protein, whose protein sequence is MNMQQTTKTCRRILARKKIAGVCAGLAERFDLPVWLTRVLTLLVFLKFPMLTVMAYGLCAVLWPKQ, encoded by the coding sequence ATGAATATGCAACAAACAACGAAAACATGTCGTCGTATTTTAGCGAGAAAGAAAATTGCAGGTGTATGCGCTGGGTTAGCAGAACGTTTTGATTTACCAGTATGGCTAACTCGAGTATTAACTTTGTTGGTATTTTTAAAGTTCCCAATGCTGACGGTGATGGCATACGGATTATGCGCTGTGCTGTGGCCAAAGCAGTAA
- a CDS encoding TIGR04219 family outer membrane beta-barrel protein — translation MKKYCLAAALSMAFLAPVAKADMLLGLYVGADGWQSDNTGSFAGKGQAENFNFEDKTFSSYYAAFEHPVPLIPNIKLKYTQLELDGYTTLSETFEFNGQNFTVNSRADLMTDFSHMDYTLYYELFDNDLVSLDFGVTVKHFDGDATVKGTVEGDERTESIDFSAPIPLGYLRGEVGLPLTGLSVFAEGNLLAIDDSKIQDYQVGIAWEVIDNLAVDVAIRAGYRSFIIELDDVDDISTDLDVSGPFAGIQVHF, via the coding sequence ATGAAAAAGTACTGTTTAGCTGCAGCATTATCAATGGCTTTCTTAGCACCAGTTGCAAAAGCAGATATGTTGTTAGGCTTATACGTAGGGGCTGATGGCTGGCAGAGCGACAACACAGGTAGCTTTGCAGGTAAAGGTCAAGCAGAAAACTTTAACTTCGAAGATAAGACATTTTCAAGTTATTATGCGGCTTTTGAGCACCCAGTGCCATTAATTCCAAATATCAAGCTGAAGTATACGCAGCTAGAGCTAGATGGTTACACAACGCTATCTGAAACATTTGAGTTCAATGGTCAAAACTTCACCGTTAATTCTAGGGCAGATCTAATGACTGATTTCAGTCACATGGATTACACTTTGTACTACGAACTGTTTGACAACGACTTAGTGTCACTTGATTTTGGTGTAACAGTTAAGCATTTTGATGGTGACGCGACGGTAAAAGGCACTGTAGAAGGTGATGAGAGAACAGAATCTATTGATTTCTCTGCGCCAATCCCACTAGGTTACTTACGTGGTGAAGTAGGCTTACCATTAACAGGCTTGAGTGTATTTGCTGAAGGTAATTTGTTGGCTATTGATGATAGTAAAATTCAAGATTACCAAGTGGGTATTGCTTGGGAGGTAATTGATAATTTAGCTGTTGATGTAGCAATCCGTGCAGGTTACCGTTCATTCATTATTGAGTTAGATGACGTAGATGACATTAGCACAGATTTAGATGTATCTGGCCCATTTGCGGGTATTCAGGTTCACTTCTAA
- the yjjG gene encoding pyrimidine 5'-nucleotidase, with translation MQYTHILFDADETLFSFNAYLGLKTMLLNYGVEFSEKDYQSYKDDNAALWVQYQNGEINAETLQVSRFTKLAAELNVNPKELNDAFLDAMAEICQPLLGAKALLESLHGKVKLGIITNGFTKLQQKRLAHTGFADYFEALIISEQIGKAKPAPEPFAAALAKLGNPDKSKVLMVGDTLESDVLGANRFGIDSCWLQHAGVEGKEGIKPTYTVSSLYELAELLADKIVA, from the coding sequence ATGCAGTACACACATATTTTATTTGATGCCGACGAAACCCTATTTAGCTTCAACGCCTACCTAGGTTTGAAAACCATGTTATTAAACTATGGTGTTGAATTCAGCGAGAAAGATTATCAGAGTTATAAAGACGATAACGCAGCACTCTGGGTGCAATATCAAAATGGTGAGATTAACGCTGAAACATTGCAAGTCTCTCGCTTCACAAAGTTAGCAGCAGAGCTTAATGTTAATCCTAAAGAATTAAACGACGCATTTTTGGATGCCATGGCGGAGATCTGTCAGCCATTATTAGGTGCTAAAGCCCTGCTTGAATCACTACATGGCAAAGTAAAGCTTGGGATCATCACCAATGGTTTTACCAAATTACAGCAAAAGCGTTTAGCCCATACCGGCTTTGCCGATTACTTTGAAGCTTTGATCATTTCTGAGCAAATAGGCAAGGCTAAGCCGGCACCTGAACCTTTCGCCGCAGCATTAGCAAAACTGGGTAATCCAGATAAAAGTAAAGTGCTAATGGTAGGTGATACTTTAGAAAGCGATGTGCTAGGTGCAAATCGTTTTGGCATAGATAGCTGTTGGTTACAACATGCGGGTGTTGAAGGTAAAGAAGGTATTAAACCAACCTATACGGTTAGCTCCTTGTATGAATTAGCAGAGCTATTAGCAGATAAGATTGTTGCATAG